One segment of Triticum aestivum cultivar Chinese Spring chromosome 2A, IWGSC CS RefSeq v2.1, whole genome shotgun sequence DNA contains the following:
- the LOC123187810 gene encoding uncharacterized protein: protein MGEYAAAKTAVWWDIENCAVPRNCDPHLIVQNMSSALATAGYVGPISVSAYGDTSGIAHNVQHALSSTGVSLHHVPAGIKDASDKKILVDMLFWAIDNPPPANYLLISGDRDFSNALHKLKMRRYNILLAQPPNVSQTLTAAAKSVWLWRSLVAGEPPLAVSPYISSASSGNKDDLDTSRNTVPNSSAAAQDTNPQVQNSSQRDYQNGGNGKVDKQSKVKQPRKNQTDNASKPAGKKENSVDGVADNSKGSTANQPSQPSTPSSSSSSSPERQNRAKVNQTSIPKNPPLFLPKKPAKPTNSHQKSVPHDYFGSKKSGVSTESAQKNGAPDSGNGSGHNHSKHHNQSSQPPRPHNPVTPRPHNGPGNFHTSNLHRSSSCPPQAPQGGHTGVPTSPLQSWPSAPPPPYHVPPVNYPDMSRLNISGYPIGAHDNQGSNVSYHPNYSGAVQPPYNNYSYRHPTPPNISSNMQNAGQWGANTGCSQPSSDSQILIRNILSALEVLKTEKLAPTEQHISDCVRYGGANLPQFDVKKALEVAIQHQAIVTKKLGLVSFFLGKGENLWKCVNIMDTNARHSKETLDTVHRYISTAPGCSAIKNSQSRYHAATLLKKTCLKRLSLGEVLQVLYIATDKMKWFVPHSSGWQPLSWNVTVADTAPDASGKS, encoded by the exons ATGGGGGAGTACGCGGCGGCCAAGACGGCGGTGTGGTGGGACATCGAGAACTGCGCCGTCCCCCGCAACTGCGACCCCCACCTCATCGTCCAGAACATGAGCTCCGCCCTCGCCACCGCCGGCTACGTCGGCCCCATCTCCGTCTCCGCCTACGGCGACACCAGCGGCATCGCCCACAACGTCCAGCACGCCCTCTCCAGCACCGGCGTCTCCCTCCACCACGTCCCCGCCG GCATTAAAGATGCAAGTGATAAGAAGATCTTGGTTGACATGCTGTTCTGGGCTATTGACAACCCTCCGCCAGCGAATTATCTGCTAATCTCTGGTGATCGGGATTTCTCTAATGCCCTTCATAAGCTTAAGATGAGGCGGTACAATATTCTTTTAGCACAACCTCCAAATGTGTCTCAAACGCTTACTGCTGCAGCAAAGAGTGTTTGGCTCTGGAGAAGCCTTGTGGCTGGAGAACCACCATTAGCAGTGTCACCATACATAAGCAGCGCATCAAGTGGCAATAAGGATGATTTGGATACGTCAAGGAACACTGTTCCAAATTCTTCAGCAGCAGCACAAGATACTAACCCTCAAGTGCAGAATTCTTCTCAGCGTGATTATCAAAATGGTGGTAATGGGAAGGTAGATAAGCAATCCAAAGTGAAGCAACCTCGAAAAAATCAGACAGACAATGCATCTAAACCAGCAGGCAAAAAGGAAAATTCAGTTGATGGAGTTGCTGATAATTCCAAAGGAAGCACTGCTAACCAACCAAGTCAGCCTTCTACACCATCATCAAGTTCTTCATCTAGTCCTGAACGCCAGAATAGGGCAAAGGTGAACCAGACAAGTATACCTAAAAACCCACCCCTTTTCCTGCCTAAAAAGCCTGCAAAACCCACTAATTCCCATCAAAAGAGTGTTCCTCATGACTATTTTGGTAGTAAGAAGTCTGGTGTGTCAACTGAATCTGCACAGAAAAATGGTGCTCCTGATTCTGGCAATGGTAGTggccataatcattcaaaacaccaTAACCAATCCTCTCAGCCGCCAAGACCACATAATCCAGTGACTCCTCGTCCTCACAATGGACCTGGTAATTTCCACACATCAAATTTACATAGAAGTAGTTCATGTCCACCACAAGCTCCACAAGGTGGGCATACTGGTGTTCCCACTTCACCATTGCAGTCCTGGCCAAGTGCTCCTCCTCCCCCCTATCATGTCCCGCCAGTTAATTATCCTGATATGAGTCGGCTGAATATTTCTGGATACCCAATAGGGGCTCATGACAACCAAGGTTCAAACGTCAGCTACCATCCAAACTATTCTGGTGCTGTTCAGCCTCCTTACAATAATTATAGTTACAGACATCCAACTCCACCTAATATATCCAGCAACATGCAAAATGCTGGACAATGGGGTGCAAACACTGGATGTTCGCAGCCATCTTCTGACTCTCAAATTCTTATAAGAAATATCTTAAGTGCTTTGGAAGTACTGAAGACTGAGAAGCTTGCACCAACCGAACAGCATATATCAGATTGTGTGCGTTACGGAGGTGCTAATCTACCACAATTTGATGTTAAGAAGGCTCTTGAAGTTGCCATTCAGCATCAAGCCATCGTAACGAAAAAGTTAGGACTTGTGTCATTCTTTCTGGGAAAAGGTGAAAATCTCTGGAAATGCGTGAATATAATGGATACCAATGCTAGGCACTCAAAAGAGACTCTAGATACTGTTCATAGGTACATATCTACCGCCCCTGGATGCTCTGCGATAAAGAACTCCCAATCAAG GTATCACGCTGCAACTCTCTTGAAGAAAACATGCTTGAAACGTCTTTCCCTTGGTGAAGTTCTTCAAGTTTTGTATATCGCAACCGATAAAATGAAGTGGTTTGTTCCTCACTCTTCAGGCTGGCAGCCTCTATCATGGAACGTGACAGTGGCTGATACTGCTCCAGATGCTAGTGGAAAATCCTAG
- the LOC123187813 gene encoding chaperone protein DnaJ: MRSSEAMELLGFAPYSRPSPSEVKAAYRRMVMESHPDRVPMDQKPQAESKFKQVVEAYSCLKDGRRFGNRMEVHVMRSGVPTGYRRSNKILVKAPFLLIICAAVSFGSYSASRAYQRQKDVCSSQNPFLP, translated from the exons ATGAGGAGCAGCGAGGCCatggagctcctgggcttcgctcCCTACTCCCGCCCGTCCCCTTCCGAG GTTAAGGCTGCGTATAGAAGAATGGTCATGGAGTCCCATCCCGATCGCGTCCCGATGGATCAGAAGCCTCAAGCCGAGTCAAAATTCAAGCAG GTAGTAGAAGCATATTCTTGTTTGAAGGATG GTCGAAGATTTGGGAACAGAATGGAAG TGCATGTAATGAGGTCTGGTGTTCCAACGGGATACAGAAGATCAAACAAGATATTGGTTAAAGCCCCCTTTCTGCTCATAATTTGTGCCGCAGTTTCCTTTGGTTCCTACAGCGCTTCGAG GGCATACCAGCGGCAAAAGGATGTGTGTTCCTCTCAGAACCCTTTTCTTCCATAA
- the LOC123187811 gene encoding pentatricopeptide repeat-containing protein ELI1, chloroplastic: MRARGGGAATPRPEHLAAHARLVKSADADPFVVSTVMRAYLRASLPLQALLVLRGLLPRAPRLLANSFSLSLALQACAASAALASSAATRPLGASLHARAVRSGFAAADLFVRTALVEMYAKSGRAELARAAFDEAPRRDVFLCNVMLAAYVARGEVAEARRVFDGMRDRDLVSWNTMIHGYAVRGDVGMAREIFDATSDRDAFSWSSMISAYAKGRRSKEALELWKVMRAARVAPDCITMVSVLSACSDMGALTIGAEVHRFVESHRVEVDMKLGTALVDMYAKCGDIENSLKVFRAMPVMDVLTWSSMIIGLANHGLGHDALSLFSEMISQGLQPNEITFVGVLMACTHVGLVSDGKKYFSSMTDVHGVVPRVEHYGCMVDLLGRAGHVEEAMQLIRSMPFEPDAIIWRTLLGACRIHKNVEIAEEAMAKLKVLDPLADGHYVLLSNIYAQANSWEGVAEMRKTIKRENIQRVPGRSSIEWENTVHEFVSGDRSHPRIEEIYKMLEEMIGRLIQAGYRPMTSLVLQDIDEQSKKRALAEHSEKLAIAFGLLTTPPGSTLRITKNLRACEELISLVYGRKLIIRDRNRFHHFSEGQCSCKDYW; encoded by the coding sequence ATGCGCGCGCGAGGGGGCGGCGCGGCCACGCCGCGGCCGGAGCACCTGGCGGCGCACGCGCGGCTCGTCAAGTCGGCCGACGCGGACCCGTTCGTCGTCAGCACCGTCATGCGCGCCTACCTCCGCGCCTCGCTCCCGCTGCAGGCGCTGCTCGTCCTCCGCGGGCTCCTCCCGCGCGCGCCCCGCCTCctcgccaactccttctccctctccctcgccctccaggcctgcgccgcctccgccgcgctcgCTTCGTCGGCCGCGACCCGGCCGCTCGGCGCCTCGCTCCACGCGCGCGCGGTCAGGTCCGGCTTCGCCGCCGCCGATCTCTTCGTCCGCACCGCGCTCGTCGAGATGTACGCCAAGTCGGGCCGCGCGGAGCTCGCGCGCGCCGCGTTCGACGAGGCGCCCCGCCGGGACGTGTTCCTCTGCAACGTCATGCTCGCGGCCTACGTCGCGCGCGGCGAGGTCGCGGAGGCGAGGAGGGTGTTCGACGGAATGCGGGACCGGGACCTGGTGTCCTGGAACACGATGATCCACGGGTACGCCGTGAGAGGGGACGTCGGCATGGCGAGGGAGATATTCGACGCGACGAGCGACAGGGACGCCTTCTCGTGGAGCTCGATGATCTCCGCGTACGCCAAGGGCCGTCGGTCCAAGGAGGCGCTGGAGCTGTGGAAGGTGATGCGAGCGGCGCGTGTCGCTCCAGACTGCATCACCATGGTGAGCGTGCTCTCGGCGTGCAGCGACATGGGGGCACTGACCATTGGCGCAGAGGTGCACCGGTTTGTCGAGAGCCACAGGGTTGAGGTAGACATGAAGCTGGGTACTGCTCTGGTTGACATGTATGCCAAGTGCGGTGACATTGAGAATTCTCTGAAGGTGTTCCGCGCTATGCCTGTGATGGACGTGCTTACTTGGAGTTCAATGATCATTGGACTGGCCAATCACGGACTTGGCCATGATGCTCTAAGTTTGTTCTCAGAGATGATATCACAAGGACTGCAACCAAATGAGATCACCTTCGTTGGAGTTCTTATGGCGTGCACTCATGTTGGTCTAGtgagtgatggcaagaagtatttcAGCTCAATGACTGACGTTCACGGTGTGGTGCCAAGGGTCGAGCACTATGGATGCATGGTCGATCTTTTGGGTCGTGCAGGCCATGTTGAGGAGGCAATGCAGCTTATCAGGAGCATGCCTTTTGAGCCGGATGCAATTATTTGGAGAACACTTCTTGGCGCCTGTCGCATCCATAAGAATGTAGAGATTGCAGAGGAAGCTATGGCCAAATTGAAAGTACTGGATCCTCTTGCAGATGGACACTATGTGTTGCTGTCAAACATATATGCACAAGCAAACTCGTGGGAAGGTGTTGCAGAAATGAGAAAAACGATCAAGAGGGAGAACATTCAGAGGGTTCCTGGAAGAAGCTCGATCGAATGGGAGAACACAGTTCATGAGTTTGTCTCTGGTGATAGATCGCATCCGAGGATTGAGGAGATCTACAAAATGTTGGAAGAGATGATTGGCCGGTTAATACAAGCAGGATATAGGCCCATGACAAGCTTGGTATTGCAAGATATTGATGAGCAGTCTAAAAAGCGGGCACTGGCTGAACATAGCGAGAAACTGGCCATTGCTTTTGGGCTGCTGACCACCCCTCCAGGGTCAACTCTTCGAATAACAAAGAACCTCAGAGCTTGTGAAGAGCTTATATCCTTGGTATATGGTCGCAAGTTGATTATTAGAGACCGGAATCGTTTCCACCATTTTAGTGAAGGGCAGTGCTCATGTAAGGATTACTGGTAA